AATTTCCCTGTTTTCATTATGCCATTACCTCAAATGTTGTTGATATACACCCAGCTCAGAGATCTTGTTTTGTTCTCTCCAGAGCGTACACCTCTAGTATTTTCCTAGGGTGGGGGAGGAGTAGTTGCCCAAttatggaaaaagaaagaggtgaTCTGGGAATCTTAAAATCATTCTAACTTATAACCaatttttacctatttttctccagaaaaatAGTATTAGTGCTGCAAATTCTGAGTAAAATCCAGGTTAGTTCTTAACTTTTCCTTCTGCTTGCAAAGGATTCAGTTTTCTCAGATCTGCTGTGTTTTGACCACTCTTTCATCtactttccagcttccaaaatgttttttgttttcattctctctGTTGTTGTGGATTGAAGTcttgaaaataatttctaaaaattcctTGACCGTCAATATAGAATACTTTTGGGGAGGGAGTGAAGGAAGGTGCATTGAttcaatccttttctctcttgatGGTACTTTTGATCTAAAACAGCagtttcaaatttgtttttttgCAGTGGAGTCCTGTGTTTAACTGAAATCTTATGCAGAAACTCAGTCTGTAAAGTAGATataaacagagctgctctgtttGAAGAAGGAATGAGGGCCTGTGGCTCTACTTGCTCTCTCTACTTTCTCCTTTTACTCCTTCCCTACTATGAGAACCTCCTGGAAGGTGTGGTTTGTCATCCTCTCATTTAGAAGCTGAACATGATTTATCTCTCCAGTAGTTGTTACACATTTGAGTGACATTAATGGCGTTACAGAAAGAGCATTGATTTATTCCTTAAGAGATTAATTTTATTGCTTCCAACTGTTCAAATGATGCAAGGCAGAGAAAAGAACTATTCTAAAGATTTTTGAGTtggaatgaaattggactctgGACCTCCTGGCAGGCTAACCTCCTaacagtaaaaataactataaaatgctatttttcatttgaaaatagaGTGTGTAAATTTACCTAAATATTAAACAATATTTAACTGTGCTTATACATTTTGATAATTGAAGACGTTGAAAACTTCCAAATTTACTTTCAGAAAGCTTAATTCTATTTTACATGGAATTGCTATTAGATCCAGTGTTTTATCCAAAATTATTTACTTGAATATATGAGTAAGACGAGGTCTGTGGAGTCAGGAAAATATTTGGAGCTTATTCTGtgtgaaataattatttaatttgtgCCTGATTTAACTTAGTATTTATATACAGACTAGCcagtaaaaacattatttttacctTCCTCCTCTATGTTTTCCTGGcacagatcatcagttacctGATGAAACCGTGAGAGAATGTGGAATTATTCTCACACTGCTTATCCCTCAAAGGGTTAGTGAAGAATGGACACCAAGATTTACAAATGTTGCCAAATGAACTGTGTATTTTCACATCTCTGAGAAAAACCCAATGCACTTTTGaatgtaataagaaaaaataaaataaaaaacaaaccaatgAACAGAAACCAAAAAACTCCTTTACTAGAGTAGAGAACCAAAATGAAGGAAGTGCAAACAGGTCTCTTCAGAATCATTCACTTGGCATCTGACATTCTGCCATTACTTGACACTAGCATCATTTCACAGAGGACCCAGGCAAAACCCTAAAAAATATATCGTCAATTGCACTACAGAAAAGGATTCATTAGCTCCATTTGCAGGCATGCGACACCTTCAGAAAAGAGAAATGTGACTCAACTCTTGTAAGAAACACCTAATATTTCGATTGCTGTTGCATATTGGAAGGACACTTGAAAACAGCTAATAGCATTGTCCTGCTTGTGGCCTCTTTGGAGGCAGACTATGAATGGGACTTGGGACCTCTGTAAGACGTATCTAGTGAAGCAATGAGAATGGATGAACAGGTTCTTGTGGAGGGGTACTCTTTCAGCCTTCTTACAGAAGAGTACTGAAACACGAGAAAACATTGACTTTGTAGAGTTGTCAGctgtagaaaaggaaaaagcCTCAGGAAAGACTGTTTCTGGCAAAGTGTATTGTGTGATGTCTGTGTAAGTCACATGAAGGTTGCCTGTGAGCACGCAGGAATACTCAGTTACATGTGATCACAACAGGGTGTGTGTGCCATGGCCTCAGCTAGCTTCTTGATGACATCATGAAGCTGGCCTTTCACCAAAATGTTGTGAAACACGCAGAAGCCACTCATTGCTGCTGTCTTCAAGAAGAAGCTAGAGGAAAACATGCAAAGAACCAAAGCAAATAACCGCAGCTGTGTTTCAAAACCTTTGATCAGACTGGATTATCTGCTCTTGGATAACGTTTTGAGAAAAAGGAAGCAGCTCTAAAAGCAAATGCCATATTTGAGAGGTAATTGAACTTCCTTTTCCTGAGGTCTCCACTATACATGTTtatctgtgtttttatttctctttaatgttTCACACAGAGACCTCTCACCTGGGTAATCTTGAGTGAGACCGTGTAAAGTAGGGGGCAAGGACACGATCTGTGAGAGGTCCTGGGGCTGGTCGAGAATCCAGGATCTTCGCCATCTGAAGAGGGGActctcttcctgcctctcctcctgcacctctgctttcttctaccctccttctctctcttccctccttctccttgttcttttctttttttcatgttcATCGGCGTTCTTGCCTTTTAAACCCATCTTAGTTGGGTCTTTCCTCATGGCTCCCTGAGCCTGGGTGGCTGATCTGAACCAGTGTCACTTTGTGGGTTGGTGATGGACGCAAAATGTAACATGTATGAAGTCACTTCATAAATGGTGCGGTGTTCTAACAGGCTGGTCGTTACTCTCTTAAGCATTGTTATAGGATGTGCCTCATCCTGCACACAGCAGTCCCTCCCTGTGGGCTTGTCCTGAGCTTTGTTCTGAGCTCCTCTTGTCATCCCACTGACTCTTGCTGCCCTAGCTCCTTCTGAGGTCTGTTCTGTATCTGATCTCCCAGTTTCTCATCTCTGTCTTTCCCTACTTCTCATTATGACTTCTTTACTCATTCTCATTTTCTCAGAGCCTTCTTAGGAAAGGATTAATTTTGGTTTGCCAAGCACATTGAAGCTAAGGTGTTAATGAATAACAGCTTTAATGTTAACATGTGAgagaaattcacattttaaatggaGACTGCTGGAACTTCAAGATGGAGTCTACCCTGAAATTTTAGGCATGGTGAGAAGTCAGtggaggagaaaagggagcctTTTCTTAGTTTTCCAAGGCTTATACATTTGGATGACTTCTTATTCCACCCATTCAGGAAGGGAGTTTTAATGTAATGTATACAAGctattgaataaaatattaacCTGGATCATGAAGTGTCCAGGAAGGTTTGTGGTTAGACGTGGGAGACAAGGATAGGGCAtcttttaaggaaataaatagtACAGTAAGAAATAAAGTACAAAATATGGGTATTTCAATCATTCCTGGAGCCtctattttgttgaaatttcactGCATCTGGCTTTGTGAAGAAAAGGCAAATATAGAttatgcaaataaagacagtgtgTCATAGACCTGGAAGTGATTTGCATGGCAAGGGAGATCACAGGAATCCTGTTTTCATACCCTGTGGGATTAGGGTTGTGTGCTGGTAGCTAGGTTTTTGCATGAATCCAGGGAGAGAGCTTTCTGCATCTCTGGTCTAAATAGGGTGGCTTGGCCACAGAGGCTGTTTTTCCCTGTGGATATCCCTTAGCACTTCATAGTAGGAGTTGAGTCTGAGCAGAACCTCCCTGGACAAGATGCCCTCCTCACCCACATTGATCTTCATGGGcatctttttcctggagtccttCACTGCAATGCTGCAGAATGTCTTTATGGTTGCTGTGCTGGGAAGGAAGTGGGTGCGATGCCACACACTGcctgcaggtgacatgattgtgGCCTGCCTGGCTTCCTCCAGGTTCTGCCTGCATGGGATGGCCCTCCTGAACAACCTCCTGGTCtccattaatttttcttctataGTTTACTATTTCAACATCCCCTGGGAGTTTATCAACATTCTCACTTACTGGCTTACTGCCTGGCTTGCTGTCTTCTACTGTGTGAAGATCTCATCCTTCTCTCATGCCGTCTTCTTCTGGCTGAAGTGGAGGATTTCTAGGTCAGTGCCCAGGTTGCTGCGGGGCTCCCTGATCATATCTGGTGTGACAGTCATCCCAGTAGCCACTGGGAATTTAATTATGCAGATGATTGCCTCCCAGAGTTCCCATGGAAACTGCACTCTGGCGGATAGAACACAAACCTTCTATAGGTACTTTCTTCTGCCTAATGTAGTGCTTGTGTGGTTGATTCCCTTCCTCCTGTTCCTGGTGTCCACCCTCTTGCTCATGTTCTCACTGCACAGGCACTTACGGCGGATGAGGGACCACAGACCTGGCCCATGTGATCCCAGCACCCGGGCTCACACTGTGGCTCTGAAGTCACTTGCCGCCTTCTTTGTCTTCTACACATCGTATTTCCTGTCCCTGATTATTGCTGTTAATAAAATCGCAACACTGCAGGATCAGTGGCACTGGGCCTGGGAAGTGGTGACCTATGCAGGTATCTGTCTGCACTCCAGCATCCTGGTGCTAAGCAGCCCCAAGCTGAGAAAGGCCCTGAAGATGATGGTTTGGAAAGCCCCGGAGAAAAGGCTATTCATCTCGAGTTGTCAAAATCAGTAACCAGTGTCGACAGACAAACTGACGAGTGGCAAGAATGCACAAGGTTTGGGCCCtgtccttctctcttttcatttccttcttcctttcccaccCTTTCCATGCCCCATTAATTATTTTTCCATCGCTCTCTgttcctaccatcccctccattgcTCCTAGTTCTTAGTTTAGGTCCAAATCCACCTTGGCCAGGATGGTGGCCTCATTTGCACACAGGTTTATCTCACTCTGTATATGAGCAACCCTAATAATATTCTCCAAGCATCATTGTCTTCTGTACTCCCTTTACAGAGA
The nucleotide sequence above comes from Diceros bicornis minor isolate mBicDic1 chromosome 3, mDicBic1.mat.cur, whole genome shotgun sequence. Encoded proteins:
- the LOC131400375 gene encoding taste receptor type 2 member 143-like; this translates as MPSSPTLIFMGIFFLESFTAMLQNVFMVAVLGRKWVRCHTLPAGDMIVACLASSRFCLHGMALLNNLLVSINFSSIVYYFNIPWEFINILTYWLTAWLAVFYCVKISSFSHAVFFWLKWRISRSVPRLLRGSLIISGVTVIPVATGNLIMQMIASQSSHGNCTLADRTQTFYRYFLLPNVVLVWLIPFLLFLVSTLLLMFSLHRHLRRMRDHRPGPCDPSTRAHTVALKSLAAFFVFYTSYFLSLIIAVNKIATLQDQWHWAWEVVTYAGICLHSSILVLSSPKLRKALKMMVWKAPEKRLFISSCQNQ